Within the Candidatus Zixiibacteriota bacterium genome, the region CCCGGCAGGCCGGCGACAGCCGCGGGCCGAACCAGATCCCGGAGGCGGACCGGGATTATTTCCTGGAGCGGAAGTACCCGAGTTACGGCAATCTCGCGCCACGCGATATTTCCTCGCGATCGGCCAAGGAAGTGTGCGACGAGGGGCGGGGGGTCGGACCGGGCGGCCGGGGCGTGTACCTTGATTTCCGCGATGCCATCAAGCGGCTCGGCAAAGACGTGATTGCAGACCGGTACGGAAACCTGTTCGACATGTACGCGAAGATCACCGGGGAGAATCCGTACGAGTCGCCGATGCGCATCTACCCGGCCTCCCACTACACCATGGGCGGGCTGTGGGTGGACTACAACCTGGAGAGCACGATCCCGGGGCTGTTCGTGATCGGGGAGGCGAACTTCTCGGATCACGGGGCCAACCGGCTGGGCGCGAGCGCGCTCATGCAGGGGCTGGCCGACGGGTATTTCATTCTGCCCGCGACCATTTCCCACTACTTCGCCCGGACCGGGGCGAAGAATATCGGGATCGACCGGCCCGAGTTCCGGGCGGTGGAACAGGAGGCGGCCGACCGGATCAGGAAGCTGCTGGCCATCAAGGGGAAGCGCTCGCCCGACGCGTTCCACCGGGAGATGGGGAAGCTGATGTGGGAGAAGTGCGGCATGGGCCGCAACGCGACCGGCCTGCGCGAAGCGCTGGCCAAGCTCCCCGAGATCCGCGAGGAATTCTGGCGAAACCTGTCGGTGCCAGGGGACGGCGAAGAGCTCAACCAGGCGCTGGAGAAAGCCGGCCGGGTGGCCGATTTTCTGGAGTTCGCCGAAGTCCTGTGCTGGGATGCGCTGACCCGCGAAGAATCGTGCGGGGCGCATTTCCGCGAGGAGCATCAGACGCCCGACGGCGAGGCGCTCCGCAATGACGCGGACTTCGCCCACGTCGCAGCCTGGGAGTACAAGGGCGTCGGCGTCAAACCGGCGCGGCACGTGGAACCGCTCGCGTTTGAGTTCGTCGAGCTGGCGACAAGGAGTTACAAGTAATGAACCTCACACTTTACGTATGGCGCCAGAAGGACGGCCGCTCGAAAGGGCGGATGGAACGCTACGAGGCGAAAAACGTCAACGAGCACATGTCGTTCCTCGAGATGCTCGACGTGGTCAACGAGGAACTGATCGAGAAGGGCGAGGAGCCGATCGCGTTCGACAGCGACTGCCGGGAAGGGATCTGCGGGACGTGCGGGATGATGATCAACGGTATCGCCCACGGACCGCAGCGGGGCACGACCGTGTGCCAGCTCCACATGCGGTTCTTCAAGGACGGCGATCAGATCTACATCGAGCCCTTCCGCTCCCGCGCCTTCCCGATCGTCAAGGACCTCGTGATCGACCGCTCGGCGCTCGACCGGGTGATCGCCGCCGGCGGCTTCGTGTCGGTCAACACGGGCGCGCCGCCCGACGGCAACGCCGTCCCGATCTCGAAGAAGGACGCCGACACGGCTTTCGACGCGGCGGCCTGCATTCAGTGCGGCGCGTGCGTCGCGGCCTGCAAGAACGCCTCGGCGATGCTCTTCGTGGGGGCCAAGGTGTCGCACCTGGCCAACCTGCCGCAGGGCCGGGTCGAGGCGGCCGAGCGCGTGCGCCGGATGGTCTGGCAGATGGACCGCGAGGGGTTCGGCAACTGCACGAATTACTTCGAGTGCTCGGCGGCCTGTCCGAAAGAGATCCCCGTCCGGTTCATTGCGCAGATGAACCGGGAGCTGTACAAGTCCAAGGCGGCCTCCCGGGCCGGCGCGAAAGCGACGGGCGGCGCCGGCTGACCGGCGGTCCGGGCAATACATGCGAGGCAGGTTCCGGCGAACCTGCCTTTTCTTTTGGCACGCGCACCCGCGGCGGCCCCGTGACCGCGCCTCTCCCCTGCCCGGCCCGAGCCCGTCGATCAGAGCGGGAACTCCATGCCGTCGACCGCCACGACGTAGTTTTCCAGACCGGCCGCCTGGAGGGCGGCGTGAAGATCGCGGACGTGGGCCGCGCTCTGGACGTGTGTGAAGATCCATCGGCCGACGGCGGCGCTGCGGGCGAACTCGACGAGCGGGGGAAGATCCACGTGGGTGGCCTCGATGAGGACACAGGCGCAGCCGTCCACCCAGGGCCGAATTTCCTCGAATGCCTTAAGGTCGCCGCTGTACACGAGGCGCCGCTCGCCGACTGCGATGTCGAAAGAATGGCTCTGCATGCGGTTGGGCAGGCCGAGGCGGGCGAACAGCTCCCGGTTGTGGACGAGGTGGTCGTTGGCGCGGGCCGTGAGCGTGAAATCGCCGGAGTAGCGGAAGCCGTCGCTGTAACCGCACAGCCGCGGTTCGAAAGGGAGCTTCTCCCTCGGGATGTACATGGCGGCCAAAAGCGCGCGGAGGGGTTCCACGAACTCATCGGGGACAAACAGCTCAACCGGGTCGGTGCGGCCGGCGAGGTGCAGCATCTGGAGAAAGAGGGGGAGTTCCGTGCAGTGGTCGGGGTGGGTGTGGGTGACGAAGACGCGGTCGACCGCTAGCGGATCGCACCCCCTTCGCAGGAACGAGGCGCATATGCCGCCGCCGCAGTCGAGGAGCGAGTGGCGGCCGTTGACCGTCAGCAGGCAGCCGGAGCCGGCGCGGTCGGGCTGGGGCATGCCGGCCGAGGTGCCGAGAATGGTGAGTTTGTCGGCGGGGCGCGGCGCGGTCATACGAGGATGGTCCGGAGCCGCGCGACGGCTTCCTCGCAGTCCGCGCGCGGGACATCGAGGTGGGTGACCAAGCGAATACGTTTGAGGCCGAAGGCGATGGCCCACACGCCGACCTCGTTCATCCGGGCGAGCACGGAGTCGGAGGTCTCCGCGCCGTTTATGTCGGCCAGGACGATGTTGGTCTGGACGCGGGCCAGGTCCACGCTGAACAGCTTGAACTCGTTGAGCGCCGCGGCGAGATAGCGGGCATTGGCGTGGTCCTCGGCCAGGCGCCCAATGTGATGCCGCACGGCGTAGAGACCGCCGGCAGCGACGATGCCGGCCTGGCGCATGCCGCCGCCGAACAGCTTCCGCTCGCGCCGGCAGACGTCGATGAGCGCCGCGGAACCGAGGACAAGCGAGCCGACCGGCGCCCCGAGACCCTTGGAGAGACAGACCGACACCGAGTCGAAGGGCGCGACGAGTTCGGCCAGCGGGCGCCCGGTGGCGACGTGGACATGCCAGATGCGGGCGCCGTCGAGGTGGAATACGAGCCCGAACTCATCGCACACCTCGCGGACTCTGAGGATTTCGTCCTGGGGCAGGATGGTTCCCCCGTGACGGTTGTGGGTGTTCTCGAGCGCGACAACCTTGGTGCGCGGGGTGTGGAGGTTGACGGGACGGATGTGGCTGCGGACCACCTCGGCCGTCAGCAGGCCGTATTCGGTCGGGATGAGATTCACCAGCAGGCCGCTATGGACTACCGGCCCGGCGACCTCGTAGTTGACGATGTGGCACTCGCGGTCGCAGAGGAGCTCCCACCCCCGCCGCGTCTGGGCTTTCAGGGCAATTTGGTTGCCCATGGTGCCGGAGGGGACATAGAGGGCGGCTTCTTTTCCGAATAAATCGGCGACCGTGCGCTGGAGCTCGTTCACGGTCGGGTCATCGCCGAAAACGTCGTCGCCCACCTCGGCGGCCGCCATCGCCGCCCGCATGGCCGGGACCGGGCGGGTGACGGTATCGGAGCGCAGATCAATGATCTTCCTCATGGGCGGGAATATAGGGAGCGCGGAGGGCCCGGACAAGACGCGGGGGGAAAAAGAAAAGGCCGTGTTCCAGCGGCACGGCCTTTCAGAAGTCGGTGATGCAGAACAAGTCAGCGCGAGGGAAGAACGTTTTGGGCGAGGGGGCGCCCATTGCTGTGAATCAGGTCGAACAGGACTTCCTGTCCCTGACGCAAGGTCTTGAATCCGTTCATGTTAATTGAGGTGTAGTGAACGTAGATGTCCTCGGGCGAATCCGCGCTGGAAATGATGCCCCATCCCTTCAGATCGTTAAAGTACTTCACAGTACCCTTGGACATAGACCCTCCGCTAGCGGGTTCGGGTTATGACAGATATGTCAGCCTTCACTTAATTATACGGGATTTCGACCCCGGCAGACAAGCAAAAAAGGGCGGGCCGGCCGATTTTCAGCCCAGAATACGCAATACGAGGGTCATGACCAGGCCTGACAGCAGCGGAATTGTGACGTTGTCGTCGATCTGAAGGGGGAGGGCCTCGACCACGGTGGCGGCCAGAGCGCCGGCAAACGCGGCCGGGGCCGCCAGATTTGGAGTGAGTAGAGCCACGATTACCGTGCCGGCCAAGCAGGCCAGCGAGCCCTCGACCGATTTGCCGTGGAGAAACCGGCGCCGCCCGAAGCGTCGCCCGATCACCGCGGCGAGACTGTCGCCGACCACGGTGAAGGCGAGGGCGGCAACCGCAACCGCTTTGGGGAACAGGGCCACGGTGGCGACGGTGGAGGCGAGGATGTAGGTGGCACCGGTGAAATCCCCGGCCGCCTCGTGGGCCCGGATCATGCGGCCGAAAAGCGGCCCGAAGATGTCCCGCCAGAGCGGGCGCCCCTGCAGGCGCGCGAGATCGACAAAGAAGGTGCACAGGGCCACCGGGATCATGACCGCGAGCATGGTCCCGCGCCCCAGACCGAGAACGTAGTAGCCGGCCGGGATGACGAGTGCGAACATGTGCGTGGCTTTGCGCGCCAGCTCGCTGCGAAAGCTGATCGGCGGCGGAGCGGACGGCGGCGCCGAGACTGTCACATCACTGTCCATCCTGCCCCTCCTGCCGGTCGCGTATGGGGCGGAGGTCAACCGCCGGCAGGCGATTCGGGAAGGAGACGGCGAAGCGGCGGTAGAGCCGGTCGCGGAAAGTCGTGGTGATCTCGCGGAGGTGCTGATCGCGCAGGGTCTGCCGGATCTGCGTCCGCACTTTGTCCAGAGTTATCGGCGTGCGATGCTCCAGCACTTTGATGACGTGCCACCCGTACTGGGTTTGGACGGGAAAGCTGACGTTGCCATCGGGCGTCACCCGGGCCGCCTCATAGAATTCCGGGGACACGTCCTGCGGCCCGATCGGCCCGAGGTCGGCGAGGTCGCGGCGGAGACTCGAATCGCCGGGGTAGTACTGCTCGGCGAGAGCGAGGAAATCGTGGCCGGCGAGCGCCTGGTCGCGGAGGAAAGCGGCCGACGCGGAGTCGGGCGCGATGATGTGCTGGACGACGAGGGGTTTGTCGATCGGCGTCTCGCGGTAGTTCCGGCGATAGTAGGCCTCGATCTCGGCGTCGGACGGCGTCCAGCCGTCATCCAGCCCCTGCCGCAGGACGATCGTCTTCTGGTACTGGCGGCGGAGCTTGAACTCCTGCTCCCTCACGTCCGGGAGTTCTTCGATCCCGGCGGCGCGGGCCGCCTGCACCAGCGCATACCGCCGGGCGGCAATCTGGATCATCTCCCGCTTCATGTCGGGGGTGGTGTTGTCCACCCGGTGGCGCTTCCGGAATCCCTCCTCGAGGCTCTGGAGGTCGGCCATGTCGACCGTATCGCGGCCGTTGACCACCGCCGCCCACAGCGGCTTGGGCAACAGGAAGACATTGCTGTCAAGGATGGCCTCGTTGATTTCAAGCTGCATGGCCGCATCGAGCGAGTCCAGGAACGGACGGGCGAGGGAGTCGGCGGCCGCCGTGCGGAGATGGACGGTGACCTGGTCGGCGATCGTCCCCTCCAGCGGGGCGGTGGTGTCGGAGTGATAAGCGGCGACGTAAATAAGATGCCAGCTGTTCGAGGCGAAATACGGATCGGAGTACCGGCCCGGGGCGAGACCGAAAGCGACCGAATCGAAGGGGTGTTCATAGACGCCCCGCCGGACCCAGCCGATCCGCGGGCCGTAGGAAGCGATCAGGTTGTCGTGGGAATACTCGCGGGCGATGGAATCGAAGGGATGACCCTGGTCGAGCAGGGATTTCACGTACCAGGCATGCTTCTCGGCCGCCGCCGCCAGTTCCGGCTGGGTGAGGCCGCGATACTTCAGCGAATCGCGGTCGTGGGGCAGGTTCCCGGCGGCGATCAGAATGTGCGAAACGTCGACCTCCTCCGGGGTCGTGAACTGCGCGAGGTTCTGTTCGTAATACTGCCGCACGGCCGCGGAATCGACCGAGGTCTTTTCAAAGAAAGCCACCTGGCCAAAACGGCGGAGAAGGTACTCGTAGTACCGCTGGCGGTAGATGCGGTTGAGCTCGTAGTTGGCGCCGAGGTTGACGGTGTCGGCGACCAGACCGGCGAGCGTGTCCATGACGACGCGATCCAGTTCGTCGGCCACCTCCCGCTGCGACAGCCGGCCGCCGTCGGGCAGCAGAATGCTCTCTTCCAGTTTCCGGTAGAACTCGGGGAAGGTGAGGGTGTAGACGGTATCGACGCGGGCGACGACCCGGTCAAAGCGGTCGACGGATTCGTGGGTGAGCGTCGGCGGCTCGCCGCAGGCGGCGATCACGAGTGCGAGGACGCCCGTCAGCCGGGCATAGGTTCGTAAGGCCATCATCTCTCCGTCACGGTTGCGATCACACGGGATCCGGTTGGCTGATTAAGTTATACAACGGGCGGAGAAAAGCCAACCAAAATCGGGCGGTCAGCGGACGGCGGCGGGGGCCGCCGAGGCGGTCGCGGCGCCCTGGAGCTGGGGCCGCGGCATGCACACCGGGAATTCGAGCGTGACCGTGGCCCCCCGGCCGGGAGCGGAGTCGACGGCGAGGCCGATCTTGAGGGCAGTGCAGACGCGGTGGACAATCGCCAGGCCCAGGCCGGTCCCCTGGCGCTTGGTCGAAAAGAACGGCTGGAACATGCGCCGCATGACTTCCGGTGCCATGCCGCACCCGGTGTCGGCGACCTGCAGCACGACTCTCTCCGGATCGCGGGAGAAGACGCGGAAGTGTACGTCGCCGGGAGCGGCCCCGACCGCCTCGCAGGCGTTGACCCCGAGGTTCAGCAGCACCTGGGTGAGCAGGTCTTCATCTCCCGCCACGTACACCACCGATTGATCGGCATCGAAAGCCAGGCGGATGCCGGGGTGGCGGGACTCGTGGTGGGAGAGGATATGGAGGACGTCGCTGGTCAGGCGGCACAGGTCCACCTTGGTGTAGCTGGGCCGGTCGATGCGGGCGTAGAGGAGGAATTCGCTGAGGATCTTGGTCAGCCGGTCGGACTCCTTGACGATCAGGTCCATGAGGCGGGCGTTCTCCCCCGCGACCGGGAGGGCGCTCTTGAGCACCTCGACGGAGCCGGAGATGGCGGCGAGCGGATTGCGGATTTCGTGCGCGATGGAGGCGGAGAGCTCGCCCACGGCGGCGAGGCGGTCGGCCGCGCGGACCTTGGCCTCCAGGTCCTTGGCCTCGGTGAGATCGGAGAAGATGGCGATGACGCCGCGCGGCGTGGCCTTGTCCTCCTCGGTCAGAATGGAGATCGACAGCCCGAGGGGAACGCGGCGGCCCAGCGGATTGATGATCTCGAGCTCCTGGCGCAGGTGGGCGACCCGCCGCCGGACGCCGTCCATCAGGCTCCGGGCCAGGGCCGGCATGCGGTCGGCGAAGGCCTGGTCGCAGCTGAGACCCTTGATGTCCTCCTCGCAATACCCGAGGATGCGCTCGGCGGTGCGGTTGAAATAGACAATGCAGCCCTCGGCGTCAATCGTGATGAGCCCGGAATTGAGGTGGCGCAGGATATCGTCGGTCTCCAGGCGGGCGCGGCGAAGGGCGCGGGAGGCGTCGGCGAGGCGGCGATCCTGGTCGCGCAGGCGCTGGCCGAGGTAGCCGGCGATGAAGGCGACGAGATAGAAAATCAGCAGGTGCAGAAAGATCGAGTAGAAGGCGGTTTCCTGGGTGTCGAAGACCGTGCGCAGCGCCCGGAGCGACCACTCGGGATCGCTGTTGGTCAGACCGAGCCAGACGATGAAGGCGTAGGCCAGGGCGACGGTGGAGGCGATGACGAGGGTACCGACCAGACGGTAGACAAGCGCGGCCGAGACGATCGTCAGGACAAAGAGAGCCGAGAACGGGGAGTTCACGTTGCCCGTGGCGTAGATGATGCCGGATTCGACGCCGATCTCCAACAGGAAGTGCAGCGCCACCATGGCGGTGGTCACGGCGCCGAGCCGCTGCTGCTTGTCCAGGGCCAGCAGGAGCGTGAAGCCGAGGGTGACGCCGGCGTAGAGGAAGAACGGCAGGGCGAGGAAACCGGGGAATTTCATCCAGAAGACGACGACGAAGAAGACCACGAGGAAAGTGGCCAACCGGAGGGGGATGAACCACGCGAGACGGCGGGGGTGTTCGGCGCTAACCATGGTTTCCCGCACGCCGGACGGCGCCGCGGAGGGCGCCGTCCAGCAGGGTCATTCGGTGTCCGCGGCCGGCCCAGCGCCGGCGGCGGGATCTCGGGATCAGCCGATCTTCCCGATGATGTCGAACATCGGCAGGTACATGGCGATGAGGATGCCGCCGATGACGATACCCATGAAGACGATGATGACGGGCTCGATGATCGAGGTCAGAGCCGAGACCGCGTCGTCGACTTCCTCATCGTAGAACTCGGCGATCTTGTTGAGCATTTCGTCGAGGCCGCCGGTCTTCTCGCCGACAGAGATCATCTGGGTCACCATCGGCGGAAACACGCCCGATTCCTTGAGCGGCCCGGTGATCGTGTCGCCCTCAGCGATGGCCATGACCGACTTGTTGATGGCGTTGGCGATGACGCGGTTGCCGGCGGTCCGGGCGGTGATGTCCATGGCGTCAAGGATGGAGACGCCCGAAGACAGCAGCGTTCCGAGCGTCCGGGTAAAGCGGGCGACCGAGGACTTGCGTACGAGAGTCCCGAGGATGGGCATGCGGAGCATGGACTTGTCCCAGACCAGCCCGCCTTGCGGCGTCTTGCGCCACCACAGGATGAAGGCGACCAGGCCAATCAGCCCGATCGTCAGGAAGACGAAGTTGGCCTGGAGGAAATGCGAGATGTGGAGCACGATCTTGGTGGGCGCCGGCAGTTCCGACCCGAGTCCCTCGAACATCTTGGCGAAGACGGGCACGATGAAGGTGAGCATGGCGGTGGTGACGCCGATGGCGACGATCATGACGACGCTCGGGTAGACCATCGCTCCTTTCACCTTGCGAATCAGCTTGTCGGCCTTCTCGCGGTAGACGGCGAGGCGGACGAGGATGGAATCGAGGGCGCCGCCGACCTCGCCGGCTTCGACCATGTTGGTATAGAGGGGGTCGAAGATTTTGGGGTGGCGGGCCATGGCCTCGGAGAGAGTCGCGCCGCCGGAGACGCCCTCTTTGACATCGTTGATGATCCGGGCGAGCTCGCGGTTTTCCGACTGCGCGGCGAGGATCTCGAGGCACTGGACCATGGGGAGACCGGCGCCGATCATGGTGGCAAACTGCCGGGTGAAGCGGGAGACGTGGATCCGCTTGATGCCGGTGCCGATCCGGAGGCTGATTTC harbors:
- a CDS encoding fumarate reductase/succinate dehydrogenase flavoprotein subunit, whose product is MKLDSKVPSGPLAEKWDKHQFESKLVNPANKRKFSVIIVGSGLAGASAAATLGELGYNVAVFCYQDSARRAHSVAAQGGINASKNYQNDSDSVYRLFYDTIKGGDFRSREANVYRLAQVSENIIDQCVAQGVPFARDYGGYLDNRSFGGAQVSRTFYARGQTGQQLLIGAYQAMMRQVGRGQVKLYPRTEMLDLVLVDGHAKGIVVRDMIGGGIYSHSADAVVLATGGYANVFHLSTNAKGCNVTATYRAYKRGAAFANPCFTQIHPTCIPVSGEYQSKLTLMSESLRNDGRIWVPRQAGDSRGPNQIPEADRDYFLERKYPSYGNLAPRDISSRSAKEVCDEGRGVGPGGRGVYLDFRDAIKRLGKDVIADRYGNLFDMYAKITGENPYESPMRIYPASHYTMGGLWVDYNLESTIPGLFVIGEANFSDHGANRLGASALMQGLADGYFILPATISHYFARTGAKNIGIDRPEFRAVEQEAADRIRKLLAIKGKRSPDAFHREMGKLMWEKCGMGRNATGLREALAKLPEIREEFWRNLSVPGDGEELNQALEKAGRVADFLEFAEVLCWDALTREESCGAHFREEHQTPDGEALRNDADFAHVAAWEYKGVGVKPARHVEPLAFEFVELATRSYK
- a CDS encoding succinate dehydrogenase/fumarate reductase iron-sulfur subunit codes for the protein MNLTLYVWRQKDGRSKGRMERYEAKNVNEHMSFLEMLDVVNEELIEKGEEPIAFDSDCREGICGTCGMMINGIAHGPQRGTTVCQLHMRFFKDGDQIYIEPFRSRAFPIVKDLVIDRSALDRVIAAGGFVSVNTGAPPDGNAVPISKKDADTAFDAAACIQCGACVAACKNASAMLFVGAKVSHLANLPQGRVEAAERVRRMVWQMDREGFGNCTNYFECSAACPKEIPVRFIAQMNRELYKSKAASRAGAKATGGAG
- a CDS encoding MBL fold metallo-hydrolase — translated: MTAPRPADKLTILGTSAGMPQPDRAGSGCLLTVNGRHSLLDCGGGICASFLRRGCDPLAVDRVFVTHTHPDHCTELPLFLQMLHLAGRTDPVELFVPDEFVEPLRALLAAMYIPREKLPFEPRLCGYSDGFRYSGDFTLTARANDHLVHNRELFARLGLPNRMQSHSFDIAVGERRLVYSGDLKAFEEIRPWVDGCACVLIEATHVDLPPLVEFARSAAVGRWIFTHVQSAAHVRDLHAALQAAGLENYVVAVDGMEFPL
- a CDS encoding aminotransferase class I/II-fold pyridoxal phosphate-dependent enzyme codes for the protein MRKIIDLRSDTVTRPVPAMRAAMAAAEVGDDVFGDDPTVNELQRTVADLFGKEAALYVPSGTMGNQIALKAQTRRGWELLCDRECHIVNYEVAGPVVHSGLLVNLIPTEYGLLTAEVVRSHIRPVNLHTPRTKVVALENTHNRHGGTILPQDEILRVREVCDEFGLVFHLDGARIWHVHVATGRPLAELVAPFDSVSVCLSKGLGAPVGSLVLGSAALIDVCRRERKLFGGGMRQAGIVAAGGLYAVRHHIGRLAEDHANARYLAAALNEFKLFSVDLARVQTNIVLADINGAETSDSVLARMNEVGVWAIAFGLKRIRLVTHLDVPRADCEEAVARLRTILV
- a CDS encoding cold shock domain-containing protein, with amino-acid sequence MSKGTVKYFNDLKGWGIISSADSPEDIYVHYTSINMNGFKTLRQGQEVLFDLIHSNGRPLAQNVLPSR
- a CDS encoding phosphatidate cytidylyltransferase, with amino-acid sequence MDSDVTVSAPPSAPPPISFRSELARKATHMFALVIPAGYYVLGLGRGTMLAVMIPVALCTFFVDLARLQGRPLWRDIFGPLFGRMIRAHEAAGDFTGATYILASTVATVALFPKAVAVAALAFTVVGDSLAAVIGRRFGRRRFLHGKSVEGSLACLAGTVIVALLTPNLAAPAAFAGALAATVVEALPLQIDDNVTIPLLSGLVMTLVLRILG
- a CDS encoding peptidylprolyl isomerase, which encodes MALRTYARLTGVLALVIAACGEPPTLTHESVDRFDRVVARVDTVYTLTFPEFYRKLEESILLPDGGRLSQREVADELDRVVMDTLAGLVADTVNLGANYELNRIYRQRYYEYLLRRFGQVAFFEKTSVDSAAVRQYYEQNLAQFTTPEEVDVSHILIAAGNLPHDRDSLKYRGLTQPELAAAAEKHAWYVKSLLDQGHPFDSIAREYSHDNLIASYGPRIGWVRRGVYEHPFDSVAFGLAPGRYSDPYFASNSWHLIYVAAYHSDTTAPLEGTIADQVTVHLRTAAADSLARPFLDSLDAAMQLEINEAILDSNVFLLPKPLWAAVVNGRDTVDMADLQSLEEGFRKRHRVDNTTPDMKREMIQIAARRYALVQAARAAGIEELPDVREQEFKLRRQYQKTIVLRQGLDDGWTPSDAEIEAYYRRNYRETPIDKPLVVQHIIAPDSASAAFLRDQALAGHDFLALAEQYYPGDSSLRRDLADLGPIGPQDVSPEFYEAARVTPDGNVSFPVQTQYGWHVIKVLEHRTPITLDKVRTQIRQTLRDQHLREITTTFRDRLYRRFAVSFPNRLPAVDLRPIRDRQEGQDGQ
- a CDS encoding PAS domain S-box protein, giving the protein MVSAEHPRRLAWFIPLRLATFLVVFFVVVFWMKFPGFLALPFFLYAGVTLGFTLLLALDKQQRLGAVTTAMVALHFLLEIGVESGIIYATGNVNSPFSALFVLTIVSAALVYRLVGTLVIASTVALAYAFIVWLGLTNSDPEWSLRALRTVFDTQETAFYSIFLHLLIFYLVAFIAGYLGQRLRDQDRRLADASRALRRARLETDDILRHLNSGLITIDAEGCIVYFNRTAERILGYCEEDIKGLSCDQAFADRMPALARSLMDGVRRRVAHLRQELEIINPLGRRVPLGLSISILTEEDKATPRGVIAIFSDLTEAKDLEAKVRAADRLAAVGELSASIAHEIRNPLAAISGSVEVLKSALPVAGENARLMDLIVKESDRLTKILSEFLLYARIDRPSYTKVDLCRLTSDVLHILSHHESRHPGIRLAFDADQSVVYVAGDEDLLTQVLLNLGVNACEAVGAAPGDVHFRVFSRDPERVVLQVADTGCGMAPEVMRRMFQPFFSTKRQGTGLGLAIVHRVCTALKIGLAVDSAPGRGATVTLEFPVCMPRPQLQGAATASAAPAAVR
- a CDS encoding type II secretion system F family protein, whose protein sequence is MPVFEYKGKTLAGAAVQGSLKAKSKGDLERVLRQNRILVTSISKRAPEISLRIGTGIKRIHVSRFTRQFATMIGAGLPMVQCLEILAAQSENRELARIINDVKEGVSGGATLSEAMARHPKIFDPLYTNMVEAGEVGGALDSILVRLAVYREKADKLIRKVKGAMVYPSVVMIVAIGVTTAMLTFIVPVFAKMFEGLGSELPAPTKIVLHISHFLQANFVFLTIGLIGLVAFILWWRKTPQGGLVWDKSMLRMPILGTLVRKSSVARFTRTLGTLLSSGVSILDAMDITARTAGNRVIANAINKSVMAIAEGDTITGPLKESGVFPPMVTQMISVGEKTGGLDEMLNKIAEFYDEEVDDAVSALTSIIEPVIIVFMGIVIGGILIAMYLPMFDIIGKIG